AAGCCGGAAAAGTTTTCCGCGATTTTTTAGCCTCGGGTTATGAAGTAATGAAAGAACTTCTGCTGCTTGTGATGAAAGGTGCACCCATCGGTTTGGGCGCTTACTTTGCTTTTCAAGTTGCGACTATTGGACCACAACTTTTCGGTTTTTACGCAAAACCTCTTGGTTTATATTATATTTCCGGGGTCGTTTATTTCTTTGTTTTCTTTACACTCTACGCCTTTTTGGCTAAAGGAAAACGTGGTATTAAAGAATTCTGGATGAACAATATTTATCCGTCACTTACGGCAATTTCTACGTGCAGCAGTTTCGCAACTATGCCCGCAAATTTACTGGCGGCAGGTAAAATTGGCGTTCCCTCTTCTATCGCGAATATTGTGATCCCCATTGGAAGTACGCTGCACAAAAACGGTTCCTCTATGTCCTCTATTATTAAAATTTATGTGGCATTTCTAATTATTGGCAAAGATTTTTTCGATCCGATGAATCTGTTGTTGGCTTTAGGAATTACGGTCTTCGTCAGTATCGTCGCAGGCGGAATTCCCAATGGTGGCTATATTGGAGAAATGTTGATGATCTCTGTGTACAGTCTACCTCAGGAAGCCATTCCGGCCGTGATGATCATTGGAACATTGGTGGATCCTTTGGCGACGGTGCTTAACTCTACAGGCGACACCGTTGCGGCAATGTTTGTGACAAAAATTTCGGGAGAAAAATTTGTTGAAGCGGAAGAGGTTGTAATTTAAGAATTGAGCATCATATCTCTTTTATTTCTATAAAAAACACGGCAATTTTAATAAAATCCTGTGTAATAGTAATTTATTACACAGTTTTAATGTTGACATTGTGTATATTTGAGAGTTGGCGGTCAACCATCACACGCATCGATATGACCACCCAAAGCAGCAGTCCGGCAATACGACAAAGCGCGAAGTGTTTTTTCCTGATGAGCCGTAAAATTCCGGGCCGATAAACTGATTTTACGAAGAACATCAGCAACACTTCCGCCTTTACTTCGGGTTTCCATTTTTACTGCATAAAGCGAAAACGGTATCCAAAGGGCTGTGGGGTTTTTGATCTGACAACTGACAGACATGAAGATATTCCATGGTCGATTCAATTCTTTCATGACCCAAAAGTTTCTGAACCATAATGATAGAAACTCCATCTTCCAATAAATGCGTGGCAAAGCTTTGTCGCAAAGTGTGCGTATGAACAACTTTGGTGATTCCGGCTTTTTTACTCACCGTTTTGATGACCCATTGAACGCCTCTTTGACTGTATCTGGAATCAAAATCTTTGGTGTGCGTTGTGGAAGCACCTGTGCTGAGCGTAGTCGAAGCATCAATCTCTTCAATATTTCTATTTTGATTTCCATTGAATAAATATTGAGTCGGATTTTCCACTGAAATAAAGGTTTTAAGTCCCCGAATTAAATGTTCGGATAAAGGAACATAACGGTCTTTTTGACCTTTACCCTGAACAACATGCAGCATTTGTCGGTCAAAATCAAGATGATGAAGTTCGATATTCCTCACTTCCATACATCGAAGTCCACACCCGTAAATCAGACCGATGAGCAGTTTGTGTTTCAGTAACTGCGCCGTTTGAAGCATACGCCAAACTTCCTGACGGCTTAAAATAGTCGGCAGTTTTTTGACTTTTGGAATAGCGGGAAGATGCAGAAAACTATAGGGTAAACCTTCGGCTTTCAGAAGAAACCGCAGTCCATAAACCGTGTGTTTAAAGTAGGTTTGAGAAGGTGTTTTTGATCGCTGTTGAAGTTCGAAGAGATAATCTTTGATGTCTTCCGGATCCAATTCGGTAGGGATTTTACCGAAGTAAAGCGCTACGGCTGCTACATGCCTGGAATAATTATCAAAGGTTCTGGGACTTTTTCCCTGGCTTGAAATATTTCTTTCGAAACGTTGTATCAGTTCCGAAAAACCATTAACTTCGCTTGAAGCGCGATTCAAAATTTTGTTCGTCCTTAAATCCTCCGGAGATTTTTTTTTGTAGCCATTTTAGAGATTTTATTTTATGTTATGATCAAACAAAGTTAATAAAACAGCCTCAGGAAAAGCTACCGGAGGTTTAGTTCAATAACTAAGCTTTCGTTTTATCTGCAAGACAAGAAATGAAAGCCTGTTGAACGGAACCTCCGGTGGCTTTTCCTCCCCAGTTGGTAACCTTATGGAGTTATCGTTTTTAGAATTTAGGATATTAGAGCAGTTTTTTAGAAGGACTGCTTTTTTTGGGAACTGAGGTGAGATTTTTTGAAGCACTCACCGGCTTTTCTTTACTTTTAAGATATAAAATCCCTTACCCACAAAGTTTATTTTGCAGACAGCGTTTGGGTAACGAAAAGAAAATCCTGCGGCGGCCCCCGCTGCCCAAAAATAGCAATGGTCACAAGGTTTCCTTCCTTGCAGCACCGGCATTTATTGAGCAGCGTTTTGGGTGTGAAGCTTGATATTCCTTACGTCCATACAGCGCAGTCCGCAACCGTAGATCAGGCCGATGAGCAATTTGTGCTTCAGGAGTTCAGCACTTCGAAGCATTCGCCAGATTTCTTCACGGCTTAAAATAGTGGGAAGTTTTTTCACTTTTGGAATCGCGGGAAGATGGAGGTAGCTGTAAGGCAAGCCTTCGGTTTTCAGCAAAAACCGCAGTCCGTAAACGGTATGTTTAAAGTACGACTGAGAAGGGGTTTTTGATCGCTTTTGAAGTTCAAAAAGGTAATCTTTGATGTCTTCCGGGTCTAATTCGGTAGGGGCTTTACCGAAATGAAGCGCCAAGGCTGCAACGTGACGGGAATAATTGTCGAAGGTACGCTTGCTTCTGCCCAGGATGGAAATATTTCTTTCGAAGCGTTGCAGAAGTTCGACAAAACCGTTAACTTCGCTCGAGGCACGGTTCAGGAATTTGCTGGTCCTTAAATCCTCCGGAGATTTTTTTTTGTAGCCATTTCATGAGTTTTTAAAAGGTTAATAAAAACAAAGTTACTAAAACGGCGAATGGAAAAAGCTACCGGAGGTTTAGTTCAACATCGGTTTTGCAAAAGCGGGGGTGAATTTCTCTTGAGTTGAAAGTTTCGTCATTATTAGTCGCAAAAAACCATTTCGTTTTTTATTTTTTTGTAATTTTGAAAAAACGAAAATGGTTTTCGCTCGGTTCGGTTTTAGTAGAACTTTCAGTTTGTAAAATCCCCGCCTTCGCAAAGCCGTTTCCCGTTGCCATCAATGCTATGAAGAGACGCATACATAACATATTGACAGTATCTAAAAAGTCAGGAGACCTAAGTTGGTATTTTGACGTATTCATCATTACATTGATAATTTTGAATGTAATTGCCATAGTATTAGAATCTATTGAACCATTACGACAACAGTTTCAAACACATTTTGACTACTTTGAACTTTTTTCAGTTATAGTATTTACGGTAGAGTATATACTTCGTATTTGGACAGCGAATTTGATACCCGAATTCAAAAAACCTATAGCAGGAAATTTAAAATATGCTCTCACGCCTCTTGCAATAATTGACCTATTGGCTTTTCTTCCGTTTTATCTGCCATTCGTTGGAGTTGACTTACGACTATTGAGAATGTTGAGAATTTTTAGGATTTTCCGTTTATTCAAAATAGCCAGATACATTGAAGCACTTTCTTTTATCACCCGAGTTTTTAAAAAGAAAAAAGAAGAACTTGTTATTTCGTTAATCTTCACAGTCTTTCTTTTACTCATTGCTTCAACATTAATGTATTACGTTGAAAATGAAAGTCAACCCGAAAACTTTTCAAGCATACCCGAAACAATGTGGTGGGGCATTGCGACATTGACAACGGTAGGTTATGGAGACATTTATCCCGTTACACCATTAGGACGATTTTTGGGTGGTGTAATTGCGATTATTGGAATTGGACTTTTTGCATTACCGTCAGGTATTTTAGCTTCAGGGTTTTCAGATGAAATTTCACGTAGAAAATTACAAGACGATTACTGCTCAACTTGCGGTCAAACAATAAAAAAAGAACAAAATGAGATTTAGAAGACGAGTAAAATTATTTCCTGGAGTTACTTTAAACTTTAGCAAAACAGGCATCAGCACAGCAGTTGGTGTTCCGGGAGCAAGTGTAAACTTCAACAAACAAGGAACATTTTTAAACACAGGCTTACCCGGAACAGGTATTTATGACCGTAAAAGAATTGGTGGACAGAAAAAATCTAACCAATCAAATTAAAACTTCCAAGACTATAAATTACCACAGCAAGAGATAATTCCAGACCAAAGAACAGAATTGAAATCAACGGAAAATGTTGAAGAAACCACGACCGAAGGACTTCAAGAACTTAGAGACACTTTACTATCTTGCTATCAAGAAAAGAGCGAGTTAAAGAGAGAAATTGTAAGAGCAAAATCAAGCCTACAAACAAGTCAAATCTTACTTGTATTTTCTTATCTAATTATTGTTGGCTTTTTTATTAAGTGGTTCAAGCAAAACAGAGATGACAAGAAAGAATATTTAGAAGACATTGAAAAACAACTTTCTGAATGCTATGTAAATATAGACATCAAAACGGATGAACAAATTGAAAAATCATACTTACAACTGCTCGACAGCTACAAGACTTTACTTACTTGCCAAAAAATATGGGACATCACATCTACTTCTAAAATTGACAAAACAGCAACACGTTCAGCAGCATCAGAATCAATTACAAGAAAGCAAGTAAAATTTGGATTTGGCAACTTTGACATTATTAAATCAAAATTTGACGCACTACATTTTAAAAATGCAAATGGTGGAGATTTATACATTTATCCTGCGTTTATTGCAATAGTTGACAGCAACAAAAAATTCGGACTAATAGATATTCGTGAAGTTGAATTTGATTTTATCTCTCAAAAATTCTTGGAAGAAGAAAGAGTTCCATCTGACTCAAATGTGATTGGAAACACTTGGGCAAAAGTCAATAAAAATGGAAGCCCCGACAAAAGGTTTAAAGACAACTATCAAATTCCAATTTGCTTATACGGTAACATTGAAATTAAAAGCTCGACTGGACTAAACGAAGCATATTCTTTAAGTAATCACGACAAGGCAGAGCAGTTCTCAATGACTTTTAAAGCATATCAAAAAATCATAGGACAATGACGACAGAAACAGAAGCACAGCTGGCAACTGCGGTTTTGCAAAAGTGGCGGTTCAGTGCTTCGTATGACAGTTTAGTGGTTAATCAAAATTTAGTGCTTCGATTGAAGTTTTGTGGTGAAAATCGCCACCTTCGCAAAGCCGCGACACGTCAGGCTGTGAATAAACTCAGCTTTCCAGTAATTCCTTAAGAAAACCAACCTTCCACACCTCAATAAATGCGTTTTAAGATCGGCTATTTTTTATGCTGCAATTGATAATGTATTTTCCAATGGGGCTAAAATAAACGCAAAACAAGTCTGTCTAAAAACAAAACAACCTTTCGCTTTGTAAGGTGACTTCCAGTTCTTCAATTTGGCAATTAATTCCGGAACTCCAAGAATATTTATCGCACGTTTGATGTTATACACCAGCATGATTAAACTGTGTTCACCATTTACTTTTTCAAGTCCCGTTAAATTCGTGTGATTGTAGCCCCACTGCCTTTTGATTGTTCCGAAAATATGCTCGTTGATCTCCTGCCGCTTTCGGTATAATTGCGCATTAGCTTGGTAGCGCTGATTGTTTTCTGCAACAGCATCGGCATATTGACTTCTATCAATCTCTCGGCCTCCTGTTCTGCTCGTACAAAGTGATTTTACAGGACATTCTTTACAAGCTGGAGTTCGGTATTTTTTGAAGTCGTAGCTGTCTCTATCGCGGGTTTTCTTGTGCCATCGTCCCGTCGTTTTTAAAACTTGGTTTGCCGGACAAGTGTAAGTGTCATCGTCTGTATTGTAAATGAATTTTGAAACAAAATAATCTGGTTGAGTGCCATTTTCGTTGCTTTTTCCCTGATCTGGATGCGCAACAATGGTGATAATGTTTTGCTCTTTGCATTGGGTGATTTCCCGACCATTGTGATAACCTTTGTCAACTAAAGCAGTGAATGTTTCAATTCCCAAATTCTCCTTAGCTTCAATTGCAATTGCGCTCAAAGCATTACGATCATTACGATTAATGGTGTGTGTAGCCACAACCAAATTATATTGAGCATCAACAGCGGCTTGAATATTATAACTTACTTCTACAACTTGCCCCTGAACCAACAGTGCTCGTGAATCTTCATCGGTAGTACTTATCTGAGGTTCGCCACTTGCTTTTAGTTTTTCTTCTAAGACTTCGTAGCCGAGTTTATTTTTCTTTAATCTTTCAATCTTTTCCTGAATCTTAGTGATTGTCATGCTATTTTCTTTCTCGTCATTCTGAGCCAATTCATCCAGGTATTGCTGTGTTTTCTCTTCAATATAAGCCAAGTGTTTATCAATTTTCTTTTGATTAAAATTGGCTTTTTTGCTGTTGTGCGCTCTACTTTTAGTACCGTCAATGGCGATGGTTTCTCCAGCAATTAGATCTGCATCTTTCAAAAAAGAAACGAATACTTTGAACAGCTTTTTTAAACCCGACGGATTGTTTTTTCTAAAATCAGAAATGCTGTGGTAATTGGGTACAAGTCCAAATAAAAGCCATTGTAATTCAATATTGCGCACACATTCTTTTTCGAGTTTCCGTGAACTCCGAAGTCCATTCAGATAACCATACAAATAGATTTTGAGAAATGTTTGCGTACTGAAACTCGGTCGTCCTTCCGTTTTTAGCATTTGCAGTTCAAAACCTAATGCTTTTAAATCGATATTCTCAACAAAGGCATCTACAAACCGAACCGAATTATCTTCAGAAATCGAATCTTCTAAACTTGTAAAAACCATTTGATTGCGGGCTATTCCTGTGATGTGTTGCATTATTAAATATACGAATTTCCTCCCGTATTATTGAAATAATTTAGCTATTTTTGAAGTAATAAACGGAGGTTTTTTCACAGACTGACGTTGTGCGCAATATCGAAAAGCAGTTTTCAATAGAAATTTCGGTCTGAAAATTCAAATTACGCTGGCTTCTACTCCGCTGAATTTTAAAAATTAACCCTGAAAATCAGTCTGAATTTTTAAAAATTGCGCTGACTTTTACATATCCGGCGCCGACAAAAATATGCGTGAAAAAAATGCCGAAAAAAAATTTGACGCTGACTTTTTCCAACTTTGCGCTTAACTACGTGAATAAAATCTGTCCGGACCTAAAAACTTACTAAAAATCTGAATCTTATTTGCATTTTCGATCTTGAAAAAAATTGTCATGCTTGATTTTCACTTCTCTGACTGAATTCAAAAGGTTGAATTAAGTCGCCGAACCGAAAATACTGCGCACAATAACTAAGCTTTCGTCTTGTCCGCAGGACACGAGATGAAAGCCCGTTGAACGGAAGCTCCGGTGGCTTTTCAGCAGTGTGATGGTCCTCTTATGGGGATGTCGTTTTTAGAATTTAGATACACAAAGCAGTTTTTTCAGAAGGACTGAAGCATTCGCCAGATTTCTTCACGGCTTAAAATAGTGGGAAGTTTTTCACTTTTGGAATCGCGGGAAGATGGAGGTAGCTGTAAGGCAAGCCTTCGGTTTTCAGCAAAAACCGCAGTCCGTAAACGGTATGTTTAAAGTACGACTGAGAAGGGGTTTTTGATCGATTTTGAAGTTCAAAAAGGTAATCTCTGATGTCTTCCGGGTTTAATTCAGTAGGGACTTTACCAAAATGACGCGCTAAGGCCGCAACGTGACGGGAATAATTGTCGAAGGCACGCTTGCTTCTGCCCACGATGAAGATATTTCTTTCGAAGCGTTGCAGAAGTTCGGCAAAACCGTTAACTTCGCTCGAGGCACGGTTCAGGAATTTGTTTGTTCTTAAATCCTCCGGAGATTTTTTTTTGTAGCCATTTTATATGTTTTTTAAAAGGTTAATAAAAACAAAGTTACTAAAACGGCGAATGGGAAAAGCTACCGGAGGTTTAGTTCAACATAGTATTTGCAAAAGGCGGGGTTGAATTCATAATAGAAAAACCCGATGCATTTAGTCGCAACTTGGTTTTCATATTACTTTTTTTTGTAATTTGGTAATCTGAAAAAGCAATTTGCTTCGTTCGGTCG
This DNA window, taken from Kaistella carnis, encodes the following:
- a CDS encoding dicarboxylate/amino acid:cation symporter; this translates as MKEVLKNYSGIILLLFGIILGSFTGIFSPNVVSYLKPLGDIFLNLLFVSVVPLVYFAVANSIASVEKGGKFGKIIFSMIITFLLFILIAAIFTIAVVYFFPTQALPSTSNDILDNSGADDSWGDRIVRFFTVGEFSELFSRKNMLALLIFAFLTGTAARKTGEAGKVFRDFLASGYEVMKELLLLVMKGAPIGLGAYFAFQVATIGPQLFGFYAKPLGLYYISGVVYFFVFFTLYAFLAKGKRGIKEFWMNNIYPSLTAISTCSSFATMPANLLAAGKIGVPSSIANIVIPIGSTLHKNGSSMSSIIKIYVAFLIIGKDFFDPMNLLLALGITVFVSIVAGGIPNGGYIGEMLMISVYSLPQEAIPAVMIIGTLVDPLATVLNSTGDTVAAMFVTKISGEKFVEAEEVVI
- a CDS encoding tyrosine-type recombinase/integrase, with translation MNRASSEVNGFSELIQRFERNISSQGKSPRTFDNYSRHVAAVALYFGKIPTELDPEDIKDYLFELQQRSKTPSQTYFKHTVYGLRFLLKAEGLPYSFLHLPAIPKVKKLPTILSRQEVWRMLQTAQLLKHKLLIGLIYGCGLRCMEVRNIELHHLDFDRQMLHVVQGKGQKDRYVPLSEHLIRGLKTFISVENPTQYLFNGNQNRNIEEIDASTTLSTGASTTHTKDFDSRYSQRGVQWVIKTVSKKAGITKVVHTHTLRQSFATHLLEDGVSIIMVQKLLGHERIESTMEYLHVCQLSDQKPHSPLDTVFALCSKNGNPK
- a CDS encoding phage integrase N-terminal SAM-like domain-containing protein — protein: MNRASSEVNGFVELLQRFERNISILGRSKRTFDNYSRHVAALALHFGKAPTELDPEDIKDYLFELQKRSKTPSQSYFKHTVYGLRFLLKTEGLPYSYLHLPAIPKVKKLPTILSREEIWRMLRSAELLKHKLLIGLIYGCGLRCMDVRNIKLHTQNAAQ
- a CDS encoding ion transporter, whose amino-acid sequence is MKKRKWFSLGSVLVELSVCKIPAFAKPFPVAINAMKRRIHNILTVSKKSGDLSWYFDVFIITLIILNVIAIVLESIEPLRQQFQTHFDYFELFSVIVFTVEYILRIWTANLIPEFKKPIAGNLKYALTPLAIIDLLAFLPFYLPFVGVDLRLLRMLRIFRIFRLFKIARYIEALSFITRVFKKKKEELVISLIFTVFLLLIASTLMYYVENESQPENFSSIPETMWWGIATLTTVGYGDIYPVTPLGRFLGGVIAIIGIGLFALPSGILASGFSDEISRRKLQDDYCSTCGQTIKKEQNEI
- a CDS encoding DUF4236 domain-containing protein — its product is MRFRRRVKLFPGVTLNFSKTGISTAVGVPGASVNFNKQGTFLNTGLPGTGIYDRKRIGGQKKSNQSN
- a CDS encoding DUF4236 domain-containing protein, whose product is MKSTENVEETTTEGLQELRDTLLSCYQEKSELKREIVRAKSSLQTSQILLVFSYLIIVGFFIKWFKQNRDDKKEYLEDIEKQLSECYVNIDIKTDEQIEKSYLQLLDSYKTLLTCQKIWDITSTSKIDKTATRSAASESITRKQVKFGFGNFDIIKSKFDALHFKNANGGDLYIYPAFIAIVDSNKKFGLIDIREVEFDFISQKFLEEERVPSDSNVIGNTWAKVNKNGSPDKRFKDNYQIPICLYGNIEIKSSTGLNEAYSLSNHDKAEQFSMTFKAYQKIIGQ
- a CDS encoding IS1182 family transposase is translated as MQHITGIARNQMVFTSLEDSISEDNSVRFVDAFVENIDLKALGFELQMLKTEGRPSFSTQTFLKIYLYGYLNGLRSSRKLEKECVRNIELQWLLFGLVPNYHSISDFRKNNPSGLKKLFKVFVSFLKDADLIAGETIAIDGTKSRAHNSKKANFNQKKIDKHLAYIEEKTQQYLDELAQNDEKENSMTITKIQEKIERLKKNKLGYEVLEEKLKASGEPQISTTDEDSRALLVQGQVVEVSYNIQAAVDAQYNLVVATHTINRNDRNALSAIAIEAKENLGIETFTALVDKGYHNGREITQCKEQNIITIVAHPDQGKSNENGTQPDYFVSKFIYNTDDDTYTCPANQVLKTTGRWHKKTRDRDSYDFKKYRTPACKECPVKSLCTSRTGGREIDRSQYADAVAENNQRYQANAQLYRKRQEINEHIFGTIKRQWGYNHTNLTGLEKVNGEHSLIMLVYNIKRAINILGVPELIAKLKNWKSPYKAKGCFVFRQTCFAFILAPLENTLSIAA
- a CDS encoding phage integrase N-terminal SAM-like domain-containing protein produces the protein MGRSKRAFDNYSRHVAALARHFGKVPTELNPEDIRDYLFELQNRSKTPSQSYFKHTVYGLRFLLKTEGLPYSYLHLPAIPKVKNFPLF